CCTGGCCGTCCGCGATGAGGTCGCGCCGGGCCAGCCACCCGGCCCGCTGCCGCATCACGGGTCCGAACGGGACGGTGCGACGGGCAACCACCGATGCCTTCAGCCCACCACCGCGCAACTGTCGCAGCGTCACGTCCGAATCGCACAACGTCGAGTGCACGATCAGCCCCATGCCCTTGGCCGCCAACAACAACGGCATCACGGAGCACAACCGGTCGAGCACGGAGCGTCCCCGCGGTCCCGCATCCCAAGCCCTCGCACGTCCACGTTCCGGCGTCGACGGGCTCGGCACGTACGGGGGATTAGCCGTGATGACGTCGAACTCGTCGCTGCCGACCAGGTCGCCGAAATCACCGCGCCGCACGCGCACCGGCAGACCGCGCAACCGCGCGTTGACCCAGGTGGCAGCCACCGCACGGCGGCTCAGGTCGACCGCCGTGACGTGACCCGCACCGGCCAGCCCGGCGGCGATCGCGACCGCGCCGGTGCCGGTGCACACGTCCAACACGCGCCCGCCACGCGGCATGCCGGCGCCGGCCAGCGCCTCGGCGATCAACCAGGTGTCCTCTTGTGGCCGGTACACACCCGGCGGCCTCCACAACAACATGGTCTTTGGTTCCCGAAGCCACGGGCGGCAAACGGGTGCGCGGAAAGGGAATGGACCGCCCGGTACGGGGAATCCTCTTGTGCCCGAACAGGCTCAGACCGCCGGAACAGGGAGGTCGGATGGGCGTGGTGGAGGCGGCGCGCGAAGCGGCCAGGGAACAGGTGCTGGTGGCCATGATGCTCGGCATCCCCCGTCTGCTGGGCGATCCGGCGTGGCGTGCCGCCGAACCGGACGAAGGCCGTGGCCTCGGTGTGCTGCTGGCGCCGGGGTTCGGTTTCGGGGACCGGAGCCTGCACCTCACCGCCACGTGGTTGCGCAAACGCGGTTACGTTCCCATCGGGGCGAGGATCGGCCTGAACGTGGGCTGCACGACCGAGTTGGTCGACCGGCTGGAACGCCGGTTGGCGGCGCACGTCGAGGCGACCGGCGGCAAGGTGGTGCTGTTCGGCCAGAGTCGCGGCGGCGGGCTGTGCCGACTTCTCGCGGTGCGCAGGCCGGAGTTGGTGCGTGGCCTGGTGATGCTCGCCAGCCCGGTGCTGGACCAGCTGGGCGCGCACCCCAGCGTGGTGCGGGTGGCGCGGAAGTTGGCCAGGCTGTCGGCGGCGGGCATTCCGGGCCTGCTGGACCAGGACTGCTTCGCGGGCACGTGCTACGAAACGAACTCCACGGCCATGGCCCGACCGCTGGAGGTGCCCGCGATCGCGGTGTTCTCCCGCAACGACCCCATCGCGCCGTGGGAGCTGTGCGCGGACCCGTGCGCGGACTGCGTGGAGGTGGCCAGCAGCCACACCGGCATGAGCCTGGACCCGGAGGTGTACCGGCTGCTCGCGCCACGACTGGCGGCCTGGGCCAGGATCAGCGAACCCGCCCCACGCGCCGGCTGAGCCAACCTCCACGATCGGGTGCCTGCCGCTCGTTTGAGGCCAGTGGTCTTTATAGCTTCAGTGTGGACTAATTCTTATCTCTTCCCGAACGGTTCGTTGATCATTCACTCGAACGAGTGATCTTCCATGGGATCCTGCCGAGGTGCGGCCACCCTGCGCCGCCGCGCCCGGGAGGAGACACCCCATCGTGCGATCCCTGCTGAATCCGCTTGCCGTCGTCGTTTCCGTGGTCGCCATAGCGGCGGCCCTGCTGATCCCCACCGCCGCCGCTGCCACGCCGATCACCGTCGCGCAGGCCATCGGCCAGCAGACCGGCGCGTCCGCCACCGTCCGCGGTTACGTCGTCGGGCAGCCCACCGCCACCAATACCGTGGTGCGGTCGAACTTCCCGTCCGACTACGCGTTGGCGCTGGCCGACACGCCCACCCAGACCAGCACGAGCCAGATGCTGTACGTGCAGATCACGTCGGCGTTCCGGGCCCAGTGGGGCCTGCGGACCAACCCCGGTCTGCTCGGCGCGCGGATCGACGTGACGGGCCCACTGAACGCGTACTTCTCGCACCCGGGCCTGACGTCCCCGACCGCGTTCGCCCACGCGGGCACGTCGCCGACCACGACGACCGCACCGACCACCGTCACGACCACCACGAGTTCCGGTGGCGGCTACGACACCACGTACTACCGCAACGCGATCGGCAAGACCGGCTCGTCGCTGAAGACGGCGTTGAACGGGATCATCCGCACCAACACCAAGCTGTCGTACGACCAGGTGTGGAACGCGTTGAAGGTCACCGACCAGGACCCGAACAACAGCGCGAACGTGATCCTGCTGTACTCGGGGCGTTCGCAGAGCAAGACGCTCAACGGCGGTGACCCGAACGACTGGAACCGCGAGCACGTCTGGGCCAAGTCGCACGGCGACTTCGGCACCGCGACCGGTCCGGGCACCGACATCCACCACCTGCGGCCGACGGACGTGTCGGTGAACTCGGAGCGTGGGAACAAGGACTTCGACATGGGTGGTTCGCCGGTGGCCGAGGCGCCCGGCAACTACACCGACACCGACTCGTGGGAGCCGCGCAACGCCGTGAAGGGCGACGTCGCCCGGATGCTGTTCTACATGGCCGTGCGGTACGAGGGTGGCGACGGCTACGTGAACCTGGAGATGAACAACAACGTCAACAACGGCACGGCGCCGTACCACGGCCGGCTGTCGGTGTTGCTCCAGTGGAACGCGCAGGACCCGCCGGACGCGTTCGAGAAGCGCCGCAACCAGGTCATCTACGACACGTACCAGCGCAACCGGAACCCGTTCATCGACCACCCGGAGTGGGCGGCGTCGATCTGGGGCTAGACCCTGTCCGGTCCGACGACAACGCCTGCCCTCGCCGCCTCACACGCGGCCGGGGCAGGCGTTTCTCGTGCCGGATGAGTATTCGGCGTTGACTGTGAACGCGAACTCTGTTCGACTGAACAGGACGTCTGTTCAGTAGGGGGTTGGGTCATGAGGGTCGGGATCACCATCCTGCCGGAGTACCGCTGGGCCGAGGCGAAGCCGCGGTGGCAGGCGGCGGAGGCGTACGGGTTCGCCCACGCGTGGACGTTCGACCACATCGGCTGGGGGCCGCTGGTCGACCACACGTGGTTCGGCTCGGTGCCGACGTTGAGCGCGGCGGCGCAGGTGACCTCGCGGATCGAGTTGGGCTTCATGGTGGCGTCGCCGAACTTCCGCCACCCGGTGCCGTTCACCAGGGACGTGACGGCGCTGGACGACCTGTCGGACGGACGGTTGACGGTGGGCGTCGGCGCGGGCGGTCTGGGCGGGTACGACGTGGAGGTGTTCGGCGGCGGGACCGCGCCGGCCAGTCGATCACGCCGGTTCGAGGAGTTCGTGGAGCTGCTGGACGCGTTGCTGACGCGGGAGCGGGTCGACTACTCCGGCGAGTACTACACGGCGGTAGACGCCCGCAACGCGCCTGGTTGCGTCCAGCGCCCGCGGACGCCGTTCGTGGTGGCCGCGAACGGTCCGAAGGCGCTGGCCCTGGCGGCGAGGCTGGGTCAGGGCTGGGTGACCATCGGTTCGCACTACGACACGTTGGACGGGTGGTGGAAGTCGGTGGCCGAGTTGCCGGCCCGTTTCGACGACGCGTTGGCCGCGGAGTCCCGGCCGTCCGCCGAGGTGCGCCGTTTCCTCCAGACCGACGCCGCGCCGCTGTACGCGTTGTCGAGCATCGAGTGCTTGCGCGACTTCCTGGGTCGGGCGGACGAACTGGGCTTCACCGACGTGCTGCTCCCGTGGCCGAGGGAGTCGGGTCGGTTCGCCGGTGACGAGGCGATCCTGGACACCGTCGCCACCGACGTCCTGCCGACCCTCTCCTGACCGACCGCTGTCTGCCCGGTTGGCTGTCCGGGCCGCCGTGACCGGGACCGGTTCGTCGCCGACTTCGAGCGCGAGGCCGTGCGCTTGTTCGACAGCGTGGTGGCCGGCAGCGCCGAGGTGCGCTCGTTCGTGACGCCCCAGGAGATCGCCGCCGGTTCGCTGTCCCAGGCCCGCAAGATCGAGGTGATGCGGGCGATGTGCGACGCGAGTCAGGCCGGCGGCTCCGTTGCGCCAGTTGCCGAAGGCTGCGCGTAGGGCGGACTGTCCGTTGTAGATGGTCGTGGGCTGTGCCGACCGAGCCCGAGCATCGACAGCGCCTTGTAGACGCTGGAGTGCGGCGCGCGCCGGAGCACACCTTCGTCGGTCCGCCATTTCGGGCTTCGTGACGCCTTGCATCCGCTCTCTGTCTTGATCGACGAGCAGGACGGTCGGATGTCGCCCGAACTCGTGAACTTTGGCGGGTTTCCGGTCCCCGACACCCACAGCGGCCACGTGTGATGTGACCGACCGGATGAACCTTCGCCGAGGGCCGCAACCTGGCCGAGTGGTGTTCGGTCCGGGCACCACTCTTAGCTCTGGGTGACTGTTAGCTTGCGGACAGCAATGAATCCAGACGAGGAGGCGATCGTGAAACGCAGGTTCGGTGTCGTGCTCGGCGGGCTCGCGTCCGTCATCCTGCTGGCTCCGCTCGCCCCGCCGGCGCAAGCGGCAACCGGGCAGGTTGCGGTGTTCTCGGTCGAGTTCCTTCCACTTGAGACCTATGAGAACCCCAGGGGCTGCAAGGTACTTCCGGCCGGCGCGCACGTGTTGGCAAACCTGACCGACGGCGACGTGACGATCTTCAGCGACCAGCTGTGCCTCACGCCGGCCATGGTCACGGTGCCGGCGGGGTACGGCACGCACGTGCCGTCGCTCGGCGCGGCGTTCCGCGCCTGAACCCTGTCCGCGCAAACGAATCCGATGAAGTGGAAAGGCGCAAGTGTCCTTCGATCTGGTCGTGGTCGGAGTCGGCTACGTCGGGCTGCCGCTCGCGGCGGCGGCCACCGCCGGGGGTCTGTCGGTGGCCGGGTACGACACCAGTCCGGACGTGGTCCGTACCCTCACCGAGGGCCGCTCGCACGTGCTGGACGTGCCGTCCGCCGAGCTGCGGGTGATGCGCGCCAGGGGTTTCACCCCCACGACCGACCCTTCGGTGATCGCCGGGGCCGACACCGTGGTGATCTGCGTGCCGACCGGTTTAGGCGCCGACGGTCGACCTGACCTGGGTGCGGTCCGTGCCGCCGCCGAGACCGTGTCCGAGCACCTGAGGCCCGGCACGCTGGTGGTCCTGGAGTCGACCAGCTTTCCCGGCACCACCGACGAGGTGCTGCGGCCCGTGCTGGAGCGGCACGGTCTGCTTGCCGGAGAGGACTTCCCGCTCGGCTACTCGCCCGAACGGGTCGACCCCGGCAACCGGCACTACGGCATCCGCAACACACCCAAGGTGGTGAGCGGGCACACGCCGTTGTGCGCGAAGCACTGCGCCACGTTCTACAGCCGGTTCGTCGACACGGTCGTGGTGGCGCGCGGCACCCGTGAGGCCGAGATGGCGAAGCTGCTGGAGAATACCTACCGGTACGTGAACATCGCGCTGGTCAACGAGATCGCCGTGTTCTGCGACCGGATCGGCGTGGACGTGTGGGACGTGCTGCACTGCGCGGCCACCAAACCGTTCGGCTTCCAGCCCTTCACCCCCGGGCCGGGCGTCGGCGGGCACTGCATCCCGATCGACCCGCGCTACCTGCTGGACAAGGCCCGCCGTGAAGGCGCCCGGCTCGGCGTGGTGGAGGCCGCGCGGCTGGTCGACTCGGCGATGCCGTCCTATGTGGTCGAACGCGCGGTGCGGTTGCTGGCCGATGAGGGCGTGCCGGTGGAGGGTGCGCGGATCCTGCTGTTGGGTGTCTCCTACAAGGCCGATGTGCCGGACACGCGTGAGTCCGCCGCGTTCCGGATCGTCGACGAGCTGTGCGCGCTCGGCGCGGTGGTGGGCTACCACGACCCGGTGGCCGGCGCCGTGACCGCGCTGGGTCCGCCCGTCGCCGACCTCGACTCCGCGCTGCGCACGAGCGACGCCACCGTGCTGCTCGTCGCGCACAGCGGCTACGACCTCGGCCGCCTGGCCAGGAACGCGCGGCGGCTGCTCGATGTCACGGGCAGCGTGCCGGGAGGGGAGGTCATGCGCCTCTGAGACGCCCCGACGGGGGAGCCGGTCCGGAGACCGGATTCGCACGCCGATTTTCGCTGGAACAACGTTTTTCACACTGAGGAGAATCCCCGAAATGGTCATGTCCACGACCGTCAAGAACGATCGGCTCAAGAAGCGCTTCGAGAAGTGGGACGTCAACGGCAACGGCCGGATCGAGAAGTCCGACTACGAGGCCGAGGCGCACCGCATCATCCAGGCGTTCGGCGAGGACCCGGCGTCCCCGCAGGCGCGGGCGCTCCTCGACGCCTACGTCTCCATGTTCGAGTTCCTGGCGACCAAGGCCGGGGTCAGCGTGAACGGCGCGATGACCGAGGACCAGTTCCTGAGCGTCGTCGAGGCGCAGGTGTTCGCCGAGGGCGACGCCGGCTTCAACCGCGTGATCCGGCCGACCGTCGCGGCGATGGTCGGGCTGTGCGACACCGACGGCGACGGCGAGGTCAGCCCGTCGGAGTTCCGCAGGTGGCTGGAAGCGATCGGCGTGGACGCCTCGTCCGCGGTCGAGTCCTTCCGCACGATCGACGTCAACGGCAGCGGGACGTTGACCGTGGACGAGCTGGTGGCCGCGGTGCGCGCCTACCACTTCGGCACCCTGGACGTGCCGCTCCTCGGTCACTGACCTGACGCACACGAACGGCGCCCCGGGGACGATCCCCGGGGCGCCGTTTCGCGTGAAGGTCAGACGGCGGGAACGACCGCCGGGCTGAACACCACGCCCATCTCGGGCCGCAGGCCGAGTTCCGGGCCGGTGCGCGGGGTGGGGGTGCTGATCAGGATGTTGTAGTGGTTCGGGTGGTGGCAGGCGTCGAACCCGAGCACGGTGCCGACCAGACCGCCGTCGCACCACACCTCGTCGCCCCGGTCGATCACGCCCGCGTTGGCGATCTCCACGAACCCGAGGAACGCGACCCGGTCGACGCGCGCGCCCGGCGTGGTGTCGTGGTGGTCGGTGGTCACCAGCTCGTGCACCTCACCGCGGCGCACGCAGCGGCTCGCGTACGGCTCCAGGCTCATCCCGCGGTCGTCGCGGCGGTGCACCAGGACCTTCACCACCCTGCTGCCGACCGCCCGCTTGTCGCCGTCCTCCAGCATCACGCGCCCTCTCGTCGGTATGCCTCGTCCACCAGGTCCAGCGCGGCCAGGCCGCCGTCCCGCCACGCCGGACCGAGTGCCACGGCGTGCGCGAAGTCGTGCAGCACGCCGGTGTACTCGTGCCACAGCGAGCCCTTGAACTCGTCGAAGCCGGCGAGCATGTCCGCCCGCAGCGCGGTTCCGTCGGTCAACCGGACCGTCACGTCCTTCGTCTCGCCCGGGTGCGACCAGTCCAGCTCCACCGTCGCCGGCGCGGTCCCGCGCACGTGCAGCACGGCATGCCGGTCGACGCCCGCCGTGCGCGTGATCCGCACCGACTCCAGCGTCAGCTCGCCGAGGAACAGCCGGACCAGGTCCAGCGCGTTCGGCCCGTTGTCCGCCACGCACCCGCCGCCGGACCGGGCCGGGTCGAGGTACCAGCGGTCGCGGCCGACGTGCTCCTCGATCCGTTCCAGGTAGCGCACGGTCAGCTCGGCGATCGGCGCGCCGCCGGTCAGCTTGTCCCGCAACGCCAGCACGTTCGCGTTGTACCGGCGGTGGAACGCGGTGAACAGCGCCACGTCCCGCGCCCGCGCCGCCTCGGCCACCGCCAGACCATCCCGCAGCGTGGTGGCCAGCGGCTTTTCCACGCACACCGGCAGCCCGCACGCGATGGCGTCGAGCGCGACGCCCGCGTGGACGTCGTTCGGCGCCGTCACCACCACCGCGTCGAGGCCGCCCGCGTCGAGCATCGCGCGATGTGACCGGTACACCGGCACGCGGTGCCCGGCGGTCGCCTGTTCGTCCGGATCGCACACGGCGGCCAGTTCGAAGCGCGGCGAGGAGGCGATCGCGGCCAGGTAGAACCGCGAGATCACCCCCAGCCCCACCACGCCCAACCGGATGATCTGGTGCCCGGTCATCCCGCCTCCCTCAGCTCGGGCGCGACCGCGCGCAGCTCCTCGTACAACTCCACCGGCACCGGAACGCCGTGCGCCCGCCGCCACCGCGCCCGTTCACCCTCGTGCCACCCCGGGTACGACACCGCCTTGCGCGGGTCGACGGGCAGCGCGCCCACCACCGCCCCGAACAGCGCCGACGCGTCCTCGGCGAACCCGGACCGCAGCGCCGACGGTGCGAACGCCAACGCCGTCACCCCGATGTCGTCGTCCTGCGACACCGACGACGTCGGTCCCGTCGTCGCACCCGGCACCAGCGCGGCCAGCACCTCGACCAGCAGACCGAGCCCGAAACCCTTGTACGCGCCCGTTTCCGCCGCGCCGCCCAGCCACAGCAGGTGGCCGTCGCCCCGGTCGAACGCGGCCGGGTCGGTCACCGGCGTCCCGTCGTCCGCGGCCAGCCACCCCGGCGGGATCTCCTCACCGGCCCGCGCCGCCGCCCGCACCCGTCCCGTCGGCACCACCGTCGTGCTCATGTCCAGCACGAACGGCGGCCGGTCACCCGCCGGGCAGGCCAACGCCAGCGGGTTCGTGCCCAGCATCGGCTCCCGACCGCCCGGCGGCCGGGCGATGCGCTGCCCACCGCAGTTGGAGACGATCAGCCCCACCATGCCGTGCGCCGCCGCCCGTGCCGCGTGGTGCCCGGCGCACCCGATGTGCGTCGCGCCGCGCAACGTGACCATGCCGATCCCGTACCGGGCGGCCCGTGCCGCGGCCAGCTCCATCGCCTGGGACGCAGACCACAGCCCGAGCGCCTTGCGCGCGTCGGCCAGCACGGACGCGCCCAGGTCGGCGATCACCGCCATGTCGGCGGCCGGGTCCGTCCGGCCCGAGTCGAACAGCGGCAGGTACAGCCTGGTCAGGTTCACCAGCCCGTGCGTGCTCATCCCGGTCAGGTCGCCGTGGCACAACGCCTCCGCGGCGACCGCGGCCCGGTCGGGCGGCATCCCGCGCTCCCGGAAAACACCGGTGACGGTGGCCAGCAGGATCGGATAGGGCACCAGGACGGTCATGTTCCTGCTTCCAATTCCTTGATCAGGGTTGATCGGTTTCGGATATTTCGCTCTCCACACCGACAGTGACCTGCGGTGTTGGAGTCCTGGTCCGGCAGTCTGGACCGTCGGCGATCTCGTTCCTGGATGATCTGCTTCACCCGCGTGTGCGGGGGTGTGCAGGCCGATGTCGGAGTCGGCGGCTCGAGCCAGGATGTTGATCGCAGCGGCGTGGTCGGCGTGCCACACGGCCCCGCATTTCGCGTGGTCGCCGCGTTCGGCGGCTTTCTCCGCGATGCCACAGAGCTTCGCTCGCCGCGCGTTCTTCCTCTTCCGGTGGTCCGATTCGCTGGTCGGCAGTTCGCCCAACCCGGTGTCGTGGCGGTGGCCGTCCGATCGGTGAGGACTTCGCTGTAACCCTTGTCCACGCCGACCTCGCGGTTGCCACGGGGTCGCTTCGACGATGTCACCGTGGCCGCGTCGATCGTGTAGTGCACCTCGACCCGGTTGTTACGAAGGATCAGCCGGAGTGTCCCGGTGGGGGTCCACGTGTCGATCCACCGGTCGCGGATGACGCGGTCCCTGATACCGGCCCCGTTGATGGAGCCGTGCTCGCGCCACACCATGGACCGGATGACGCCGAGCCGCCGTGCCTGCTCCGCGAGTTGCTTGAGCTTGCCGGCGTTGAGGTCCGCGGAGTAGGCGACGCGGGTGACCTTCACCGGCCACCACCGTCGAACTCGTCCTTCAGCGCCTTCTCGCAGGTCGCCTTTCCGTTCCGCGCGAACCGCACGACGACGTCCCGCACCACGTCGGTGAACCGGTCGAGGTCGGCGACGTCGGCGTGTTCGCCGCGCGCGTGGGCGTTGTTGGCGTCCAGCGATCCGGGGCCGAGGACGGCGGTCCGCGCGCCGGGCACGTCGGCGAGCCAGATCGCGTCACAGGTGAACGCGGGCTCGTGCGCGGGCCAGCGCGGGACCACGCCGTCGAGCAGCGGCACGTCCTGGGGCGGTAGGGCGGGCAGGCCGCGTTTGCGCCACTCCAGCCGGGTGATGGCGGCGGCGTCGACGGCGGTGCGGTGGAATGGCGGCACACCGCGGAACCGGGCGGTGAACTCGGCCAGCCCTTCGCGCAGCGCCGCGTCCAGCGCCACGGCCAGCACCCGCGCGGACGCCGTGCTGCCGTACGACAGGTTCAGCAGCAGCTCACCGGACCCGTACACGCGGTTGTGCATGCGGCCGGTGTGCAGACCCGCCACGCACACCTGACCGTCGGGCACCCGTCCGGCCAGCGCGCCCGCCACGTGCTGGGCGAGGAAACCGAGCAGCACCGACGCGTTGTGCCCGGCGTGCGGCCGGTCGTCGATCGCGTCCTCACCGCGCACCCGCACGCACGCCGTCATCGCGGCGGTGGACCTGGGCAGGTAGCGCAGGCCGGTGGGCTCGCAGAACACGTTGAGGCTGCCGTGGAACCCGGCCTCGACCAGCGGACGGGTGCCGAACACGCCCATCGCGCCGCCCTCCTCGCCGGACACGGCCTGGACCAGCACGCTCACGTCCCGACCGACCGCCGGATCGGCCAGCGCGGCGCGGATGCCCGCCAGCAACGCCACCGCCGGGCCCTTCGCGTCGATCGCGCCGCGGCCGTGGAACCGGACGCCGTCGAAACCGGCCGGCTCGAACGGCGCGACCGTGTCCAGGTGCACGTTGAACATCACCGTCGGCTCGGCGTCGCCCACGCGCAGCACCAGGCTCGGCTGCCGTTCCAGGAAGTCCGGGTCTTCGGCGATCGCCTCGCGCACCACCGCGGGCACGTCGTGCCGCAGCACGTCCGCTTCCCGGGCCGCGCCGAGGTGGACGGTCCGCAGCCCGAATTCCTCACCGGCCTCCGCGTACGCGTGCACCGCGTCCCACAGGCGAACCTCGGCCGTCGTCTCCAACGGACCGGCGGTCGGCAGGGCGAGCAACGTCAGCAGCAGGTCCCGATCCTGGTCGATCACCGCACGAACCCGATCACCGCACCAGCCCGGCCATCGCCCGACCGGCGGCGACGAACGCGAACGCCGCGTCGGGGGCGAGCGCGCCGGACGCGTGCGGCAACAGCGACACGTGCGGCTCCAGCGACCACGCGCCCTGATAGCCGTTGGCGCGCAACAACTCCACGCAGTCCGCCACCCGGGCCGACCCGGAGCCGGGCAGCACGAACCGGTCACCGAGGGCGTCCTTGACGTGCACGTGCTCGACGTGCGCGACGACCTCCCTCAGCAGCGCGTACCCGTCGTAGCCGTGCGCGACGCCGTTTCCCGTGTCGAACAGCAGCTTCAGCGCCGGGTTGTCCACCGCGGCCAGCAGCTCCAGCGCGCGCTCGCCGCTCATCCCCGCCCAGCCGGAGCAGTTCTCGTGCAGCAGCACGACACCGGCCGCCTCGGCGCGCTCCGCGAGGATGGCCACCCGCGTGATCACCCGGTCGCGCCACCGCCGCTCGGACAGGCCCGCGTTCGGGTACGACATGATCCGCACGTACCGGGTGCCCAGCTCGGCGCACCGGCGCAGCAGCACGTCCAGCTCGGCCAGGTCCTCGTCGAACGGCGTGACGACCGGGCGCGCCCAGCCGCCGATCCGCGACGCCAGGCACACCACCCGGACCTCGCACGCGGCCAGCGTCTTCGCCACCACGGCGAACTCCGCGTCGTCCAGGTCCGCGACCGCGCGGTGGTCGACCGTGCGCAGCTCCATGTGCGACCAGCCCAGCTCGGCGAGCACCGCCAGCTGACCGGCCAGGTCCGGCGCCGCCTCGTCGGTGATGCCGGCCAGCACGGGGTCAGCGGACATGGACGGCCACCGGGCCGGGCGACGCCTCACCGCGCGCGGTGGGTATCACCGGCTCGGCGCAGATGTTCTTGGCCACCGACAGCAGCTGCACCACGTCCGTGGCGAACGCGAACCCGCGGGCGTGCTGGTCACCGCCGGCGACGAAGAGCCGGTAGGCGCGGATCATCCACTCGGTGAGCGAATCGTCCCGCAGCACCTCGTGCTCGCTGCGCCCGTTGACCGTCACGGTGAGCTGCGAGTGGTCGTCGTCGTCGCTCACCGCGTAGTGGCCGACCGCGCTGCCCCGCTCGAACTCCACCGTGATCCGGCGCTCCCGCACCGGCGACGTGAGGTCGGAGCTGATCTCCGTGCGCACACCGCTGTTGTGCCGCAGGCCGATCCGCGCGCCGCCCATCCGCGGCACCACCACGTCACCCACGGTCAGGTCGTACCCGGCGGCGTGCGTGACCCGGGCACTGCCCGCGAGCCGCAGCGCCAACGCCACACCGTGCGGCAGCTCCACGTCGAACGCGGTCAGGTGGCTCGGCCTGGTCAGCGAACGGCGGAACCGCGGCTTGTTCTGCACGATCGAGATCGCCCTCGGCTCGCCGAGCGTGCCGCCGCGGACCAGCTCCGTCAGCCGCACGGTCAGCGAGCTGGTCAGCCACGGCTCCACGACCGCGATCCGCAGGCCGTACTTGCGGCGCAGCCTGGTCAACCGGGCGAGGTCGTCGGTGTCGGCGGCGAGCGGCTTCTCCGAGATCACGTTGCGGAAGCCGCGTTCGGCCAGCTCGACCATCACCTCGGCGCGCACGGTCGGCGGGGTGCACACGTGCGCCACGGTGTCGGCCGGGTCGAGCAGCGCGGCGGCCTCCGCGAGGCTGCCCGCCATCGCCAGGCCGGGTCGTTCCGCCGGCAGCCGCCGCGGGTCGCACGCCACGATCGGCCGGTCGTCGAACAGCTGTCGGACCGAGGTCCGCGCCCTGGTCAGCACCGGCAGGTGCAGTTCCGCCCCGGCCCGGCCCAACCCCACGACGAGTGTCCGCACTATGTGAGCCCTGTCTTGTCTCGTCCGCTTATCGAAGGCATCAGGAATGGCGATCTCAATTGAGTGACGGTGCCGACGTTGTCCCAAATCGGGTAGGGCTGTCAACTCAGGACCGGTGAGTTGACCAGGAAGAGTGAACTCCCCCGTGCTCGGGGGTTCGTCCGGTCGCCTGCCATACGCTCGCTGCCGAAAGCGGTGATCGCGGAGGTGAGTGCGCTGACCGTGCCATTCTTCACGCAATCGGCGACATTCTCTGAAATGTGGCCGACAATGCGCAGGCACATTGTCGAAGTGGTCGAGAACGGCAAGTTCTCGCACGGGAGCAAAGTTCTCGAACTGGAAAGCGCGTTGGCCGCGTACACCGGGGCCGCGCACGTGATCGGGGTGAACAGCGGCACCGACGCGCTGGTCCTGCTGCTGCGCGCGTGCGGGCTGCGCCCCGGTGACGAGGTGGTGGTGCC
This is a stretch of genomic DNA from Saccharothrix ecbatanensis. It encodes these proteins:
- a CDS encoding nucleotide sugar dehydrogenase, producing the protein MSFDLVVVGVGYVGLPLAAAATAGGLSVAGYDTSPDVVRTLTEGRSHVLDVPSAELRVMRARGFTPTTDPSVIAGADTVVICVPTGLGADGRPDLGAVRAAAETVSEHLRPGTLVVLESTSFPGTTDEVLRPVLERHGLLAGEDFPLGYSPERVDPGNRHYGIRNTPKVVSGHTPLCAKHCATFYSRFVDTVVVARGTREAEMAKLLENTYRYVNIALVNEIAVFCDRIGVDVWDVLHCAATKPFGFQPFTPGPGVGGHCIPIDPRYLLDKARREGARLGVVEAARLVDSAMPSYVVERAVRLLADEGVPVEGARILLLGVSYKADVPDTRESAAFRIVDELCALGAVVGYHDPVAGAVTALGPPVADLDSALRTSDATVLLVAHSGYDLGRLARNARRLLDVTGSVPGGEVMRL
- a CDS encoding Gfo/Idh/MocA family protein, producing the protein MTGHQIIRLGVVGLGVISRFYLAAIASSPRFELAAVCDPDEQATAGHRVPVYRSHRAMLDAGGLDAVVVTAPNDVHAGVALDAIACGLPVCVEKPLATTLRDGLAVAEAARARDVALFTAFHRRYNANVLALRDKLTGGAPIAELTVRYLERIEEHVGRDRWYLDPARSGGGCVADNGPNALDLVRLFLGELTLESVRITRTAGVDRHAVLHVRGTAPATVELDWSHPGETKDVTVRLTDGTALRADMLAGFDEFKGSLWHEYTGVLHDFAHAVALGPAWRDGGLAALDLVDEAYRREGA
- a CDS encoding EF-hand domain-containing protein, yielding MVMSTTVKNDRLKKRFEKWDVNGNGRIEKSDYEAEAHRIIQAFGEDPASPQARALLDAYVSMFEFLATKAGVSVNGAMTEDQFLSVVEAQVFAEGDAGFNRVIRPTVAAMVGLCDTDGDGEVSPSEFRRWLEAIGVDASSAVESFRTIDVNGSGTLTVDELVAAVRAYHFGTLDVPLLGH
- a CDS encoding LLM class flavin-dependent oxidoreductase: MRVGITILPEYRWAEAKPRWQAAEAYGFAHAWTFDHIGWGPLVDHTWFGSVPTLSAAAQVTSRIELGFMVASPNFRHPVPFTRDVTALDDLSDGRLTVGVGAGGLGGYDVEVFGGGTAPASRSRRFEEFVELLDALLTRERVDYSGEYYTAVDARNAPGCVQRPRTPFVVAANGPKALALAARLGQGWVTIGSHYDTLDGWWKSVAELPARFDDALAAESRPSAEVRRFLQTDAAPLYALSSIECLRDFLGRADELGFTDVLLPWPRESGRFAGDEAILDTVATDVLPTLS
- a CDS encoding HemK2/MTQ2 family protein methyltransferase, whose product is MLLWRPPGVYRPQEDTWLIAEALAGAGMPRGGRVLDVCTGTGAVAIAAGLAGAGHVTAVDLSRRAVAATWVNARLRGLPVRVRRGDFGDLVGSDEFDVITANPPYVPSPSTPERGRARAWDAGPRGRSVLDRLCSVMPLLLAAKGMGLIVHSTLCDSDVTLRQLRGGGLKASVVARRTVPFGPVMRQRAGWLARRDLIADGQEHEELVVIRADAA
- a CDS encoding endonuclease; translated protein: MVAIAAALLIPTAAAATPITVAQAIGQQTGASATVRGYVVGQPTATNTVVRSNFPSDYALALADTPTQTSTSQMLYVQITSAFRAQWGLRTNPGLLGARIDVTGPLNAYFSHPGLTSPTAFAHAGTSPTTTTAPTTVTTTTSSGGGYDTTYYRNAIGKTGSSLKTALNGIIRTNTKLSYDQVWNALKVTDQDPNNSANVILLYSGRSQSKTLNGGDPNDWNREHVWAKSHGDFGTATGPGTDIHHLRPTDVSVNSERGNKDFDMGGSPVAEAPGNYTDTDSWEPRNAVKGDVARMLFYMAVRYEGGDGYVNLEMNNNVNNGTAPYHGRLSVLLQWNAQDPPDAFEKRRNQVIYDTYQRNRNPFIDHPEWAASIWG
- a CDS encoding DUF6917 domain-containing protein, which translates into the protein MLEDGDKRAVGSRVVKVLVHRRDDRGMSLEPYASRCVRRGEVHELVTTDHHDTTPGARVDRVAFLGFVEIANAGVIDRGDEVWCDGGLVGTVLGFDACHHPNHYNILISTPTPRTGPELGLRPEMGVVFSPAVVPAV
- a CDS encoding alpha/beta fold hydrolase — its product is MGVVEAAREAAREQVLVAMMLGIPRLLGDPAWRAAEPDEGRGLGVLLAPGFGFGDRSLHLTATWLRKRGYVPIGARIGLNVGCTTELVDRLERRLAAHVEATGGKVVLFGQSRGGGLCRLLAVRRPELVRGLVMLASPVLDQLGAHPSVVRVARKLARLSAAGIPGLLDQDCFAGTCYETNSTAMARPLEVPAIAVFSRNDPIAPWELCADPCADCVEVASSHTGMSLDPEVYRLLAPRLAAWARISEPAPRAG